The Coregonus clupeaformis isolate EN_2021a unplaced genomic scaffold, ASM2061545v1 scaf0107, whole genome shotgun sequence genome includes a region encoding these proteins:
- the LOC121572332 gene encoding acylphosphatase-2 isoform X1: MGSVESLCSLILFSVVLILAMSTNVDCGGEKLASVDFEIFGNVQGVCFRMYTEDQGKKLGVNGWVKNTREGTVVGQVQGPHDKVNEMKMAE, encoded by the exons ATGGGGAGTGTGGAAAGCCTATGTAGTTTAATTTTATTCTCAGTGGTTCTTATACTTGCCATGTCTACCAACGTTGATTGTGGAGGTGAAAAGCTTGCGTCTGTAGATTTCGAGATATTCGGGAATGTCCAGG GTGTCTGCTTCAGAATG TACACAGAAGACCAGGGGAAGAAGCTGGGTGTTAATGGCTGGGTGAAGAACACAAGAGAAGGAACAGTGGTTGGCCAGGTACAGGGGCCCCATGACAAGGTCAATGAAAT